In the Quercus lobata isolate SW786 chromosome 5, ValleyOak3.0 Primary Assembly, whole genome shotgun sequence genome, one interval contains:
- the LOC115992445 gene encoding uncharacterized protein LOC115992445 — MAQDHEPLNPNPTVPTQTHLNPICRYPPRVRIPLRRRRKLPTVRLGGNKKPRRVLPLAKIFRRMRLRWLKLQYRIMLRKLKEYYRNMIKDMKEASATLETFHHRVLLEASFAVPVMGVSFNSYPYLPGSDRPRTLTM, encoded by the coding sequence ATGGCTCAAGATCATGAACCtctcaacccaaacccaacggtcccaacccaaacccacctCAACCCAATTTGCCGGTACCCACCACGTGTCCGGATCCCCCTCCGTCGACGACGGAAACTACCGACGGTGCGCCTAGGAGGGAATAAGAAGCCTAGGAGAGTGCTTCCCCTAGCAAAAATATTCAGGAGGATGAGACTAAGGTGGCTCAAGTTGCAGTACAGGATAATGTTGAGGAAACTTAAGGAGTACTATAGGAATATGATTAAAGATATGAAGGAAGCTAGTGCAACCCTTGAGACTTTCCACCATAGGGTTCTCTTGGAAGCCTCGTTTGCTGTGCCAGTCATGGGAGTTTCTTTCAATAGCTACCCTTATTTGCCTGGTTCAGATCGCCCTCGAACACTCACCATGTGA